The nucleotide window CCCGGGAGCATCATCTTGCCGTATCGCGCACGGCCCGCTACTTTCAGGCGGGCGAGTTGGGGCTGCATACCCGGCAGCTGTGGGTGGTGTGCCACGGCTACGGGCAGCTGGCGCAGTACTTCATCCGCCACTTCACCCCCCTCACCGATGCCGACCCGGCTTTGGTAGTGGTGGCGCCGGAGGGCCTCTCCCGTTTCTATCTGCAGGGCACCAGCGGCCGGGTGGGTGCTACCTGGATGACGCGTGAAGACCGGCTAACGGAAATAGAGGATTACGTGGCTTATCTCAATCTGCTCACGGAAAGCCTACTGGCGCAGGTGCCAACCGATGTGCGCGTCACGGTGCTGGGGTTTTCACAGGGCTCCGCCACGGTGGGGCGCTGGCTGGCCCGTGCCCGGTTTCGGCCGGCCCGGCTGGTGCTCTGGGCCGGCGCCTTTCCGCCCGATGTCGACTTCTCCGTAGCCTCACATCTGGCGCGGCGCGTGCCTATCACGCTGGTGTGCGGCACCCACGACCAATACATTTCCGAAGCCGACCTCACCGCCCAACAGGCGTTTCTGCACGGCCTGGGCTGCACACCTACCGTGTTGCGCTTCGATGGCGGCCACGAGCTGAATGCCAACGTGCTACGCCAGCTCCACGCCGAAGCCTAGTATCTCCCCCATTACGCCGTAGGGTGCGGGGCTTGTCCCCACCCGTCGCGACACGAAGCCCACGCAGGTCGTGCAAAGACGGGCGGGGATAAGCCCCGCACCCTACTGATTTTTTGCGCCATTCTCCCTTCAGCTAACCGCTAGGCGTCGCGGCGGAAGTGCATGGTGGAGGCTTGGGCGGCCGGCAGCAAGAGCACTTCGGCAATATTTACGTGGGGTGGACGCGTTACCATAAACCCGATTACGTCGGCCACATCCTCGGCCGTAAGCGGCTGAAAGCCCTTGTACACGGCGGCGGCACGCTCCTCGTCTCCTTTAAAGCGCACCTGCGCAAACTCCGTCTGCACGGCGCCGGGGTTTACCTCGGCTACCCGAATGCCGTGGGGCAGCAAGTCCAGCCGCATCGACTTGCTGAGCATCGCCACGGCCGCTTTAGACGCGCAGTACACATTCCCGTTGGGGTAGGCCTCGTGCCCGGCAATGGAGCCGATGTTGATGACGTGGCCCCGCTGGCGCTTCGTCATGCCCGGCAGCACGGCCCGACTCACGTAGAGCAGGCCCTTCACGTTGCCATCCAGCATGGCATCCCAGTCGGCCACGCTGCCTTCCTGAATGGGCCCGAGGCCGTGGGCATTGCCAGCGTTGTTGATGAGCACGTCGATATCAGCAAACTCCATCGGCAGACCGGCCAAGGCCGCTTCGGTAGCGGCCTGGTCGCGCACGTCAAACGTGAGCAGGTGTGTGGGCGTGGAAGCCAGCTGCCGGGCCACTTCCTCCAGCCGCTCCCGGCGGCGGCCCGTCAGGATCAATGAAAACCCGGCTTTTGCCAGTACCAGGGCCGTAGCCCGGCCAATTCCCGAAGAAGCTCCCGTAATCAGGGCAATAGGCATAATTGAATGGTTTGCTGGTTAAATGGTTGAATGGTCATTGCGAGCAAAGCGAAGCAATCCGTCCTGGACAACGTGACAAGCCTCAGGCTGTGACAAGACCACACCTGCGACGCCTAGGTAAGAGTTAAGTAGTGAAAGAAAGGGAGCTGGTTTTGCCTAGGACGGATTGCTTCGCTTTGCTCGCAATGACACTATTCAGCTATTCAAAATTCAGGTAAAGCGTGACGGCGTTGGTGCGCAGGCGCTGCAGGTTGCGGCTGTACACATCGGAATTATTCTGCAGCACGTTGGGCAGGCCGTGGGAAAAGCGCAGCTCGGGGGCAAACTTGAAGAACGGGTAAAACAAGTCCATGCCTACGCCATACTCCAGGGAGTAATCGGTGCCGGCGGTGCGCAATACGCTGGTTTCGGGGTCCTGGCGACGGTTGGTGACGCTCACGCTGGCCTTGGCCCCGGCAATGAGGTACATGCGCGAGTTGCGGCGCCGCTCCGAATGAAACTTGAGCAGCAGCGGAAACTCCAGCACAGTCCCCCCAACTTCCTGGGTTTTAATGGAGTCGGCCGGGGAATAAGAAAGCGGCTTGTACTCGATGCGGCGGTTGGAGAATTCGACCCCGGGCGTAAAGCGCAGGGTAAAGAAATCCGCCAGCCGGGCATCCCCCACGAAGTTCACCCCAAAGCTCGGGCTCATAATAGCATTGGCCGAAACCTCCCGGCTTTGGGTGTAGCGCGGGGAGTGCTCCACCCGAAAGCGCGTGGCACTTACGTTCAGCTGAAAGCCCCCGTGAAACCACTTGTCATCGTAGCCTGGCAGGTTGTTCACGAACAGGGTTTTCACGTTGCCATTGCGCCCGCGCCGGGCCCGGGTAGGGCTTTGCGCCTCGGCCGCGTGGCCCGCCAGCAGGCCCAGGGCCAGCAGCAGGGCTGCTACTTGGTGGCGGTATAAATGGAGCTGATACCGAACGTGAGGGGTTGCCATGCAGTAGTCTTAAAGCCCACCTGGGCCAGAATGGTCAGAAAAGCGCTGCCGTCGGGGAAGGCCTGCACCGACTCGGGCAGGTAGGTGTAGGCGGCGCGGTCTTTGGAAATCAGCTTGCCGAACACCGGCAGAATGTGCTGAAAGTAGAAGTTGTAGGCCTGCTTCATAGGAAAAGCCGTGGGCTTGGAAAACTCCAGAATCACGAGCTTGCCCCCAGGCCGCAGTACGCGCCGCATTTCGGCCAGCCCCTTCGACAGATTCTCGAAGTTGCGCACCCCGAAAGAAGCGGTTACGGCGTCGAAGTGGTCGTCGGGAAACGGCAGATTCTCGGAGTCGCCCAGCTCCAGCTGAATGCGGTTGCTCAGGCCTTTAGCGGCCAGCTTGCGCCGCCCTACTTCTAGCATGCCTTCCGAAATGTCCACGCCCGTAATCTGCGCATCGGCTGAGGCCGCCCGCAGGGTTTCAATGGCGAAGTCGGCCGTGCCGGTGGCAATGTCCAGAATGCGGGCTGGCCGTAGTTCCTTCAGCTCACTTACTGCCTTGCGCCGCCAGTAGATGTCGGTGCCAGCGCTCAGAAAGTGGTTCAGGAAGTCATACTTGCCGGCAATGCTGTTGAACATCTGCGCCACCTGCGACTTCTTGCCGGCAGCATCATCTTTGTAGGGAACTACGGACATACTTCAGGGAAACAACGACGGAAAAGGCGTCGAATTGCTCAAACTTAACGCCGTGGCCGGGATTATGTTAAAAAAAGGGTCGGGCACATGGCCCGACCCTTTTTACTTTCTGATGATGTGCACGTTACGGTTTCACCGTAGTCGTGTCGGTCGGCGTAGTTGTGGCTGGGGCAGCGCCTTCAATCTGCAGCTTGGTTTTGCCGGTTTCGTCCTTGGTCTTGGCATCGATTTCACCCTCTTTATAGACGGTTTTCGACTCCTGACCTTCGGGGCCTTTGGCTTTCACCTTCACTTTGTCGCTGTCCTCGTCCACCTTGGTTTTCACCTTGGTGCCGTCGGCCATCTTCACCTTGCTTTTGCCGGGCTGCAGAGGGGCAGCAGTGCTCCGGGTAGTGCCGGTGCTGCTTGCTCCCGTGCGGGTACCTGTGCCAGTGCCCGTAGCGCCACCGGCGCCGGTGCCAGCTCCCGTACCCGTGCCGGGGTTCAGTTTCGGCATGGTTTCACCTTCCTTCAGAATCGGGCGGAACTCCACGCGGCGGTTCAGCTGCATGTTTTCCGGCGAATCGTTCGGGGCATCGGGGCGACGCTCACCGTAGCTGGTCGTCACGAGGCGGGTTTCAGCAATACCGTTCTTCTTCAGGAAGTTGTACGCTGCGTTGGCGCGGTTCTGACCCAACACGATGTTGTACTCATCCGTGTTGCGCGAGTCGCAGTGGCCTTCGATAGACAGGTTCAGGCTCGTGTTGGCTTTCAGAATACGGGTGATGTTGTTCAGCTCCGTAATCGACTCCGGCCGTAAAGCATACTTGTCGGTATCGAAGTAGATTTTCTTGAACTGATCGGGATTAGTTGTCGTCGTATCTACATACGGCACGTAGAAGTTCTTCTCGATAACCGTGGAGTCGTTGGTAACGATAGGAACGGCAAATTCCTGCGTCTCAATGCTCTTGCCGTCTTTCGACACGGCCACCTGATAGGTACGGCCCGAAAGCACAGTTACCTGGTAGTTGCCGGAATCGGGCTTGGTTACGTCGCGGTAGCTGAGAACTTCCTTGGCGGCAGTGGTGCCGCTGAACACCAGCTCGGCACCCGGAACCACCGTCACACTGTCGCGGGCCGAAAGGACCTTGCCACGGATGATGACGTTCTTGATGTAGTTGATGGTGTAGATGTCCTTTTCACCGTAGCCACCAATGCGGTACGACGACAGGTAGGCGTACGAGCCATCCGGCGACAACCGGTAGTAGCTGTCATCGTCGGGCGTATTAACGGGGTAGCCCATGTTTTCGGCCCGGCCCCACTTGTTGCCAATCGAGTCCCACTCCGACTTGAAGATGTCGTAGCCGCCCATGGTGTTGTGGCCGCGGGAGGAGAAGTACATCGTCTTGCCATCCTTGCTCAGGAACGGGCTGTCGTCGTCGTACTTGGTGTTGATGGCGTTGCCAATGGTTTTGGCCTCACCCCAGTCGCCACCTGGCTGGCGGTTGGCGAAGTAGATGTCCAGTGTACCATCCTCGGAGTATTTGCCCGTGGAGAAGTAGATGGTGCGTCCGTCGGGCGTGATGTAGGCGTCCGACTCGAACTGCTTCGAGTTAACATTGCTGTTCAGCTTCTTGGGCTCGGTCCAGTCGCCGCCGGCTTTTTCGGAGTAGAAGATGTCGCCACCTTCGTCCTGCCGGTACATCAGCATCTTGGTGTCGTTGTCGAACACCTGAATGGAAGCGTCGTGGCCTTTACCGTTGAGCACGCCCGACAGTGAACGGGGCTTTTCCCAGTTCTCATCATCGATGCGCTTGGCTTCGAAGATGTCTTCGTAGTACTCACCATCGGCGGCAATATTGCCTTTGCCTTGCTTGGCCTCAGCGGCCGAGGCGTTGGCGCCGGTTACGTTCTCCCCCGGGAGGTAAAGAGCAGTAGCTTGTCGTCGCTCGAAATTACGGGACTGTGCTCCGAGAACGGCGTGTTGATAGTGGGGCCCAGGTTCTTTACAAAGATATCCTTGGGCGTATTGAACTGCACCTTGGCGTTTTTGCTGTGCTGAATCAGCTGGGCCAGCTCCGTTTTGCGGGTGTCCTTCTTTTTCAGCGTGGCATTGTAGGCCTGATAATGGGTAATGGCCTCATCAAAGTTGTAGTTGAGGTGGTCTACCCGGCCCAGCCAGTACTCTACGTCCTTCGAGACGTTCTTTTTCAGGCGCTGTGCCTTGTAGATGTAGTCGCTGGCCTTCTCTTTGTCAAAGGACATGTAGGCAATACCAGCGCGGAACAGAGCTACGGCGTTGTTGGGCTCTTTGGCCAGTACCTGCTCGTAGTAAGGAATAGCCGCCCGGTAATTTTCTAAGTCGAAGAACTTGTTTGCGGTCTTCAGCTGCTTACGGGTGCTTTGGGCCAGAGCTGGCTGACTTACTGCCGTAGCAAGGGCGAAGGCGCACGAAGCCGTTAATAACCTTCTGACTACGTTGTCCATTGGAGAGAAAATTTGGGGAATATGACGGAAGTTCAGGAAGAAATAACCCTGCCACGACGGCAAGGCTGCTTTTTAAAGGTCACCCTTATACTGAAATGCCTTTTTAAGGTTAGCATCCCCGTAAAAGAATGAGGGTAAAATGCCCGAAAGCGGTGGAAAACTTGAGCAAGTCCTTCAGCCGCCGCGGACAAAGATATACTTTTTAAAATACGTTATTCCGCCTATATACTAACTCCAAACTCCTTGATAAAAAGGTGCTTGAAGGGAGGCGGCCCCGCATTTTCTAGTACTAATACCATATCACACAGTACAGTAATCGGTGCAAATATAGCCTGCCTTTGTAAACTACAAGAAAATCCACGAAAATATTTACTTCAGCATCCGTAGCCATTCTGTTACTTTTGCCGTCAACCGTTTTTTTCTTTATGCTGATTCGCTCGGCCAAATTCCTAACCAGCAACACTCGCGTCGACCAATGCCCAGTGCCCGACAAGCCGGAATACGCATTTATTGGTCGCTCCAACGTGGGCAAATCTTCCCTGATCAATATGCTGACGGGGCACAAGGGATTGGCTAAGACGTCAGCCCAGCCCGGCAAGACGCAGTTGATAAATCACTTCATCATCAACGACACCTGGTACCTGGTAGACTTACCCGGCTACGGCTACGCGAAGGTGAGCAAAACCTCCCGTACGGCCTGGGAACGAATGATTAAGTTCTACCTGCGGGAGCGGCCCAACCTTAGCTGCGTATTCGTGCTCATCGATTCGCGCCACCCGCCGCTGGTGCCCGACCTGGAGTTCATTGAAATGCTGGGCACGATGGAAGTGCCGTTTGTGCTGGTATTTACGAAGGCCGATAAACAGTCGGCTTCCCGCACCCAGCAAAATGTAGCTGACTACACCCAAAAACTCGGCGAAACCTGGGACGAATTGCCCCGGCTGTTTATTACCTCCGCTTCCGAAAAAACCGGCCGCGACGACGTGCTGACATTTATTGAGGAAGTAAATCAGCAGCTCGCGCAAAACCCGGATAATGCGTAGATTTGAACAGGGCCATAAAATAGCCCGGAAATAAATTCGGGGTTCCTCTCTTGTTTCCTACCTCTCCATTTCTTCTCCCATGAAAAAAATCTATTGCGCGCTGGCCCTTGGTTTCCTGGCTACGGTGCCGGCCTTGGCGCAGCAGGGCACTCCGGTCGCTCCGGCGCCCGCCACAACTGCTCCGGCCCCGGCGCAGGCTGGCCCGGCTGGCATTGTGGCGGCCGCCAAGTACTATGAAGGTGGCCCCGAAGCCATGTACGCCTTCATCAATCAGGAGCTGAAGTACCCCGTGATGGCCCGGCGCAACCGCATTCAGGGTACCTGCATCGTTTCCTTTACCCTGAATACCGACGGCACGATGTCGGGGGTAAAGCTGGTGAAGCAGGTGGGCGGAGGCTGCGGCGAGGAAGCCCTGCGCCTCGTGCGCCTGCTCAAGTTCAACAAGCCCGACTACGCCATTCTTACCAACCTGCCCATTGCGTTCAAGCTGCCGGCGCCGGGTCAGGCCGCCGCTCAGTAACTTTGCGTTTCGTACCAACTGCTTTTTTATGCCTTATGATCTGAAGGAGGTAGCCGCCATCAGCGGAATGCCCGGCCTCTACCGCCTCGTGCGCCCTACCCGGGCCGGCGTTATCGTGGAAACCCTCGACGAGAAGGCCGCCCGCTCCGTGGCCTCGGCCCGCAACAAGGTGTCTTTGCTCCACGAAATTTCCATCTACACTCAGGACTACGACCAGACGGTGCCGCTGGCCGAGGTGTTTGACCGCATCCACCAGCACTACGGGGAGGATTTCTCGCTTACCAACAAGTCGGACGACCGGGACCTGACCTCGTTCATGGAAACCATCATCCCCGACTATGACCGTCAGCGCGTGTACATGTCGGACATCAAGAAGCTGGTAACCTGGTACCGCCTCGTAAGCACGACCCTGCCCTACGACGCTGCTCCCGCCGCGACGGATGAAGCGGCAGCCGAATCGGACGCTACCAGCGCCGAAGTGGCGGCTCCAACGGCTGAAACAACAGAAGAAGCTACGGAAGCCAAACCCAAGGCGCGCAGCAAAAAAACGGCGGAGTAACCTCGCAGTCAGCCTCCCCAAACAAAAGCGGCCCGGAATTTTTCCGGGCCGCTTTTGTTTGGATTTTACTTTAGGCTACTTCTGCTCGGCCAGCTCAGCATACTCCCGGGCCATAAACTCTTCGGCCTTTTCTACCAGCTCCGTGGAGCCAATGAAGAACGGGCACCGCTCGTGCAGGGTCTGGGGCTGCAGCTCCATGATGCGCTGCTGGCCGGTACTGGCTTTGCCGCCGGCCTGCTCTACAATGAACGACAGCGCGTTGCACTCGTACATGAGGCGCAGCTTGCCCTTGGCCGCCCGCTTGGTAGCCGGGTACATATAAATGCCGCCCTTAAGCAGGTTGCGGTGAAAGTCGGCCACCAGGGAGCCGATGTAGCGGGCCGAGTAGTTCTGCTGCTTGCAGTACGCCACAAACTCGCGCACGCCCTCCGTGAAGTCGTTCGACAGGCCTTCGTTGATGGAGTAGATAGCGCCGGTCTGGGGGGAGGTGATGTGCGGATGCGAGAGAAAGAATTCCCCCAGGCTTGGCTCGTAGGTGAAGCCATTGACGCCATTGCCGGTGGTGTACACGAGCATGGTGCTGGAGCCGTAAATCACGTAGCCGGCGGCCACCTGGTGCGTGCCGGTCTGCAGGCAGTCCTGCTCAGTGCCTTCCGTGCCGGTAGGCGACACGCGCCGGTACACGCTGAAAATGGTGCCGATGCTCACATTCACGTCGATGTTGGAGGAGCCGTCGAGTGGGTCGATGGCTACCACGTACTTGCCCTGCACGTTGCCGGTCTGAATCATGTCCTCATCTTCTTCCGACACGATGGTGCATACCTCGCCCCCGTTGCGCAGGGCCCGGATAAAGCGGATGTTGGCAATGACGTCGAGCTTCTGCTGGTCTTCGCCCTGCACGTTGCGGTTGCCGTAGGCGCCGGCAATGTCGATGAGGCCGGAGCGGTTGATTTCGCGGTTCACGATTTTGGCGGCCAGCGCAATATCGCGCAGCAGCTGCGACAGTTCCCCGGTAGCATAGGGAAAGTCTTCCTGCTTGCGCATGATAAACCGGTCGAGGGTGGTACCGACGGGCAGCGCCAGTTTGTCGTGGAGAGTCATAGAATGCGGGGAATGATGGGTTTGGGTGGCCTCAAAAGTAGCCAATTTGCCTGATTAGGTCTCAACGAAAATTCGCTGGCGCCTCCCGTGCCGCTTCAAATTCGGCCTGCGCTAGCCAGAAACCGACCTTCCTTCTACCTTTGGGCCATGCACGAGCCGCATCAACTCAAGGTCTACAAGTTTGGGGGCGCTTCGGTGAAAGACGCCGCCGCTATCCGCAACCTCTGCCACATCGTGCGCGAGCACGCTGCCGGCGCCCCGCTGCTGATTGTGGTGTCGGCTATGGGCAAAACCACGAACGCGCTGGAAGAACTCTACCACCGCGCCCACTCTCAACTCGAATACAGCCCTCAGCTACAAAGCCTGCGCGCGTTCCACTACGGCGTGGCCGACGAGCTGTTTGGCCCCACCGAAGCGGCCGCCGACGAGGCATTGCGGGCGCTGTTTCAGGCGCTGGAGGACTGCCTGGGCGCGCTGGAACCCGGCGACTACGACCGACAGTACGACCAGGTCGTAAGCTTTGGGGAGCTGCTGGCGACGCGCATCGTGAGCCGGGCCCTGGACGCGCAGTGGCTAGACTGCCGCCCCCTTATCCGCACCGACCACCTCTGGCGCGAAGGCCGCCTCGACTGGGCTACCACAGAGCAGAACATCCGGGGCACCGTACCGCCGCTGTTGCAGCTCAGGCCGGTGGTCACGCAGGGCTTCCTGGGCGGCACCGGCAGCGGCCAGACCACCACGCTGGGCCGGGAAGGCTCCGACTTTACGGCGGCCATTTTCGCGCACTGCCTGCAGGCCGCGTCCGTCACCATCTGGAAGGACGTGGCGGGCCTGTTGAACGCTGACCCCAAGATCTTCGACGACACGGTGCGCTACCCGGAAATCAGCTACCAGGAAACCATTGAAATGGCTTACTACGGGGCCTCGGTCATTCACCCCAAAACCATCAAGCCGCTGGCCGTCAAGCGCATTCCGCTGCTGGTAAAGTCGTTTCTGGACCCCACGGCCGAAGGCACTATCATTCACGACTGCCGCCACGATTCCCTGCCGCCGGCTTTCATCCGCAAAACGGGCCAGTGCCTGGTTTCCTTTGAGTCCAAGGACCTCACGTTTATT belongs to Hymenobacter sp. J193 and includes:
- a CDS encoding alpha/beta hydrolase produces the protein MSAAREHHLAVSRTARYFQAGELGLHTRQLWVVCHGYGQLAQYFIRHFTPLTDADPALVVVAPEGLSRFYLQGTSGRVGATWMTREDRLTEIEDYVAYLNLLTESLLAQVPTDVRVTVLGFSQGSATVGRWLARARFRPARLVLWAGAFPPDVDFSVASHLARRVPITLVCGTHDQYISEADLTAQQAFLHGLGCTPTVLRFDGGHELNANVLRQLHAEA
- a CDS encoding SDR family NAD(P)-dependent oxidoreductase, whose protein sequence is MPIALITGASSGIGRATALVLAKAGFSLILTGRRRERLEEVARQLASTPTHLLTFDVRDQAATEAALAGLPMEFADIDVLINNAGNAHGLGPIQEGSVADWDAMLDGNVKGLLYVSRAVLPGMTKRQRGHVINIGSIAGHEAYPNGNVYCASKAAVAMLSKSMRLDLLPHGIRVAEVNPGAVQTEFAQVRFKGDEERAAAVYKGFQPLTAEDVADVIGFMVTRPPHVNIAEVLLLPAAQASTMHFRRDA
- a CDS encoding porin family protein codes for the protein MATPHVRYQLHLYRHQVAALLLALGLLAGHAAEAQSPTRARRGRNGNVKTLFVNNLPGYDDKWFHGGFQLNVSATRFRVEHSPRYTQSREVSANAIMSPSFGVNFVGDARLADFFTLRFTPGVEFSNRRIEYKPLSYSPADSIKTQEVGGTVLEFPLLLKFHSERRRNSRMYLIAGAKASVSVTNRRQDPETSVLRTAGTDYSLEYGVGMDLFYPFFKFAPELRFSHGLPNVLQNNSDVYSRNLQRLRTNAVTLYLNFE
- the ubiE gene encoding bifunctional demethylmenaquinone methyltransferase/2-methoxy-6-polyprenyl-1,4-benzoquinol methylase UbiE gives rise to the protein MSVVPYKDDAAGKKSQVAQMFNSIAGKYDFLNHFLSAGTDIYWRRKAVSELKELRPARILDIATGTADFAIETLRAASADAQITGVDISEGMLEVGRRKLAAKGLSNRIQLELGDSENLPFPDDHFDAVTASFGVRNFENLSKGLAEMRRVLRPGGKLVILEFSKPTAFPMKQAYNFYFQHILPVFGKLISKDRAAYTYLPESVQAFPDGSAFLTILAQVGFKTTAWQPLTFGISSIYTATK
- a CDS encoding OmpA family protein → MLNGKGHDASIQVFDNDTKMLMYRQDEGGDIFYSEKAGGDWTEPKKLNSNVNSKQFESDAYITPDGRTIYFSTGKYSEDGTLDIYFANRQPGGDWGEAKTIGNAINTKYDDDSPFLSKDGKTMYFSSRGHNTMGGYDIFKSEWDSIGNKWGRAENMGYPVNTPDDDSYYRLSPDGSYAYLSSYRIGGYGEKDIYTINYIKNVIIRGKVLSARDSVTVVPGAELVFSGTTAAKEVLSYRDVTKPDSGNYQVTVLSGRTYQVAVSKDGKSIETQEFAVPIVTNDSTVIEKNFYVPYVDTTTTNPDQFKKIYFDTDKYALRPESITELNNITRILKANTSLNLSIEGHCDSRNTDEYNIVLGQNRANAAYNFLKKNGIAETRLVTTSYGERRPDAPNDSPENMQLNRRVEFRPILKEGETMPKLNPGTGTGAGTGAGGATGTGTGTRTGASSTGTTRSTAAPLQPGKSKVKMADGTKVKTKVDEDSDKVKVKAKGPEGQESKTVYKEGEIDAKTKDETGKTKLQIEGAAPATTTPTDTTTVKP
- the yihA gene encoding ribosome biogenesis GTP-binding protein YihA/YsxC, whose product is MLIRSAKFLTSNTRVDQCPVPDKPEYAFIGRSNVGKSSLINMLTGHKGLAKTSAQPGKTQLINHFIINDTWYLVDLPGYGYAKVSKTSRTAWERMIKFYLRERPNLSCVFVLIDSRHPPLVPDLEFIEMLGTMEVPFVLVFTKADKQSASRTQQNVADYTQKLGETWDELPRLFITSASEKTGRDDVLTFIEEVNQQLAQNPDNA
- a CDS encoding energy transducer TonB, which gives rise to MKKIYCALALGFLATVPALAQQGTPVAPAPATTAPAPAQAGPAGIVAAAKYYEGGPEAMYAFINQELKYPVMARRNRIQGTCIVSFTLNTDGTMSGVKLVKQVGGGCGEEALRLVRLLKFNKPDYAILTNLPIAFKLPAPGQAAAQ
- a CDS encoding DUF5606 domain-containing protein, which gives rise to MPYDLKEVAAISGMPGLYRLVRPTRAGVIVETLDEKAARSVASARNKVSLLHEISIYTQDYDQTVPLAEVFDRIHQHYGEDFSLTNKSDDRDLTSFMETIIPDYDRQRVYMSDIKKLVTWYRLVSTTLPYDAAPAATDEAAAESDATSAEVAAPTAETTEEATEAKPKARSKKTAE
- the fbp gene encoding class 1 fructose-bisphosphatase; amino-acid sequence: MTLHDKLALPVGTTLDRFIMRKQEDFPYATGELSQLLRDIALAAKIVNREINRSGLIDIAGAYGNRNVQGEDQQKLDVIANIRFIRALRNGGEVCTIVSEEDEDMIQTGNVQGKYVVAIDPLDGSSNIDVNVSIGTIFSVYRRVSPTGTEGTEQDCLQTGTHQVAAGYVIYGSSTMLVYTTGNGVNGFTYEPSLGEFFLSHPHITSPQTGAIYSINEGLSNDFTEGVREFVAYCKQQNYSARYIGSLVADFHRNLLKGGIYMYPATKRAAKGKLRLMYECNALSFIVEQAGGKASTGQQRIMELQPQTLHERCPFFIGSTELVEKAEEFMAREYAELAEQK
- a CDS encoding aspartate kinase — encoded protein: MHEPHQLKVYKFGGASVKDAAAIRNLCHIVREHAAGAPLLIVVSAMGKTTNALEELYHRAHSQLEYSPQLQSLRAFHYGVADELFGPTEAAADEALRALFQALEDCLGALEPGDYDRQYDQVVSFGELLATRIVSRALDAQWLDCRPLIRTDHLWREGRLDWATTEQNIRGTVPPLLQLRPVVTQGFLGGTGSGQTTTLGREGSDFTAAIFAHCLQAASVTIWKDVAGLLNADPKIFDDTVRYPEISYQETIEMAYYGASVIHPKTIKPLAVKRIPLLVKSFLDPTAEGTIIHDCRHDSLPPAFIRKTGQCLVSFESKDLTFISEENLEVIFGALAQVRLKIHLMQNSAISFSVCTDFSAYRLDRLLDMLYEQFTIHYNTGLELYTIKNYDADSIQRLTQGRDLLLEQRTRQTFQFVSRGA